A stretch of the Malus sylvestris chromosome 10, drMalSylv7.2, whole genome shotgun sequence genome encodes the following:
- the LOC126584486 gene encoding uncharacterized protein LOC126584486 yields MTEVPLALLRCVWCGLIWTTQDLSFPLLPPCLPCLSLSLTNSRTHTHCTAHTQNPSKLDGSRQIRGIQAYSKLSEVLRKLGDVRLKDLDVGIVGFKVGRILGFCSVRRIPRMTASRDATGVTTRRLTSSSLAVVGSRGPFSGFLTDLGHVGLT; encoded by the exons atgacggaaGTGCCCTTGGCGTTATTAAGGTGCGTAT GGTGTGGGTTAATCTGGACCACACAAGACCTTTCCTTCCCTCTCCTTCCCCCGTGCCTTCCctgtctctccctctccctcacgAACTCACGCACACACACCCATTGTACGGCACacacccaaaatccttcaaaacTCGACGGATCGAGGCAAATAAG gggaATTCAAGCTTATAgcaagcttagtgaggtcctaaggaagctcggggacgttcgtttgaaggatttggacgtcgggatcgtgggTTTCAAAGTTGGCCGAATTCTTGGATTTTGCTCG gtgagacgtatcccgaggatgaccgcatccagggacgccacgggggttacgacccgtcgacttacca gttctagtttagCGGTGGTTGGCTCACGAGGTCCTTTTTCCGGCTTTCTGACAGACCTtggacatgtaggactcacctga